One genomic region from Paramicrobacterium agarici encodes:
- a CDS encoding NAD(P)/FAD-dependent oxidoreductase, whose product MSTHGTVIVGAGLAGAKACEGLRAGGYTDPIALVGDEPERPYERPGLSKEVLLGKDELSSLYVHDAEWYAENSISTHFGTAATTLNLDERTVSLENGEILPYEHLVLATGSNPRTLPLDGAGLEGVHTLRRMPDTPAIKAHFGEGKKLVIIGAGWIGLEVAAAARLAGTDVTVLEYASLPLQRVLGDTLAAYIYDLHTENGVDLRTSVSVTSITGENGHVTGVESSAGHFDADAVVIGVGAAPNTELAASAGLAVDNGVLVDEKLRTERPEVLAIGDIANARNTATGGRLRVEHWDNAMRQGELAAQTILGTGAIYDWQPYFFTDQFDFGMEYVGHGSADDTVHIRGSLDAGEFIAFWTNGERVTAAMNVNIWDVNDDLRAVVGHEVAPARLTDESVDLGDLLGS is encoded by the coding sequence ATGAGTACTCACGGAACGGTCATCGTCGGAGCCGGACTCGCGGGAGCGAAGGCGTGCGAGGGACTGCGCGCCGGCGGCTACACGGACCCGATCGCGCTGGTCGGCGACGAACCGGAGCGCCCCTATGAACGGCCGGGGCTGTCGAAGGAGGTTCTGCTCGGCAAAGACGAGCTGTCGAGCCTCTACGTGCACGACGCCGAGTGGTACGCCGAGAACTCCATCTCAACGCACTTCGGCACGGCCGCGACGACGCTGAACCTCGACGAGCGCACCGTCTCACTCGAGAACGGCGAGATCCTCCCCTACGAGCACCTCGTTCTCGCGACCGGATCGAACCCGCGCACGCTCCCCCTCGACGGCGCAGGGCTCGAGGGCGTGCACACGCTGCGGCGCATGCCCGATACACCGGCGATCAAGGCGCACTTCGGCGAGGGAAAGAAGCTCGTGATCATCGGCGCCGGCTGGATCGGGCTCGAGGTGGCCGCTGCCGCGCGCCTCGCGGGAACCGACGTGACGGTGCTCGAGTACGCGTCGCTCCCCCTTCAGCGCGTGCTGGGCGACACGCTCGCGGCATACATCTACGACCTGCACACCGAGAATGGCGTCGACCTGCGCACGAGCGTGAGCGTCACGTCGATCACCGGCGAGAACGGACATGTGACGGGCGTCGAGAGCTCGGCGGGGCACTTCGACGCGGACGCCGTGGTGATCGGCGTGGGCGCTGCGCCGAACACCGAGCTCGCAGCATCCGCTGGTCTCGCCGTCGACAACGGCGTGCTCGTCGACGAGAAGCTGCGCACGGAGCGGCCAGAGGTGCTCGCGATCGGCGACATCGCGAACGCCCGCAACACGGCGACGGGCGGGCGACTGCGCGTGGAGCACTGGGACAACGCGATGCGACAGGGCGAGCTCGCCGCCCAGACGATTCTCGGCACGGGCGCGATCTATGACTGGCAGCCGTACTTCTTCACCGACCAGTTCGACTTCGGCATGGAGTACGTGGGGCACGGCAGCGCCGACGACACGGTGCACATTCGCGGCAGCCTCGACGCCGGCGAGTTCATTGCGTTCTGGACGAACGGCGAGCGAGTCACGGCGGCGATGAACGTGAACATCTGGGACGTCAACGACGACCTGCGCGCCGTCGTCGGGCACGAGGTCGCTCCCGCCCGCCTCACGGACGAGAGCGTCGACCTCGGTGATCTGCTCGGCAGCTAG
- the folE gene encoding GTP cyclohydrolase I, with the protein MTMTQSVPQSIEQTLPDIDRAAHHAEGFLTALGVDLGTPARRESAMRMAKAYLEMMSRDPFEMTTFDNDEGYGELVLVTGIVVQSLCEHHFLPFTGVAHVGYLPGERLVGLSKLARTVELHARGPQTQENLTQQIAGHLVGSLAPRGVGVVIEAEHTCMSLRGVRASGTRTRTSAFTGALRDPAARQEFLASL; encoded by the coding sequence ATGACGATGACTCAGTCCGTACCCCAGAGCATCGAGCAGACGCTGCCCGATATCGACCGAGCGGCACACCACGCCGAGGGGTTTCTGACCGCGCTCGGCGTTGACCTCGGCACTCCCGCACGGCGGGAGAGCGCGATGCGCATGGCCAAGGCGTACCTCGAGATGATGTCTCGCGACCCGTTCGAGATGACGACGTTCGACAATGACGAGGGGTACGGCGAGCTCGTGCTCGTGACGGGGATCGTGGTGCAGTCGCTGTGCGAGCATCACTTTCTGCCGTTCACGGGCGTGGCGCACGTGGGGTATCTGCCCGGCGAGAGGCTCGTCGGGCTCTCGAAGCTTGCCCGCACGGTCGAGTTGCACGCGCGGGGACCGCAGACGCAAGAGAACCTGACGCAGCAGATCGCCGGCCATCTCGTCGGCAGTCTGGCGCCGCGCGGTGTTGGCGTCGTGATCGAGGCGGAGCACACGTGCATGTCGTTGCGCGGTGTGCGTGCATCGGGCACCCGCACGCGGACGAGCGCGTTCACGGGTGCGCTGCGCGACCCCGCCGCCCGGCAGGAGTTTCTCGCATCACTGTGA